A genomic region of Cuculus canorus isolate bCucCan1 chromosome 24, bCucCan1.pri, whole genome shotgun sequence contains the following coding sequences:
- the LOC104058981 gene encoding lysozyme C-like: MRKSMTPFVFLPVFVGLVLSGTQGEIIPRCDLVKILLQNGFEGFEGKTVADWVCLVAHESSYNTKAFHDDGPSRDYGIFQINSQYWCEDGRTRGSRNACHIRCSALLDNNIEDDIQCAKKIAEEAKGLSPWYGWRDYCEGKDLSSYVKGC; the protein is encoded by the exons ATGAGAAAGTCAATGactccttttgtctttcttcctgtcttcGTTGGCCTGGTTCTATCAGGCACCCAGGGAGAAATAATCCCCCGATGTGACCTGGTGAAGATCCTACTTCAAAATGGCTTTGAGGGCTTTGAGGGCAAAACTGTAGCTGACT ggGTCTGTCTGGTGGCACACGAGAGCAGTTACAACACTAAAGCGTTTCATGACGATGGTCCAAGCAGGGACTATGGGATTTTTCAGATCAACAGTCAGTACTGGTGTGAGGATGGCAGGACCCGTGGATCCAGGAATGCCTGCCATATCCGTTGCTCAG CATTACTAGATAATAATATTGAGGATGACATTCAGTGTGCAAAGAAGATTGCTGAAGAGGCGAAGGGCCTCAGTCCCTG gtaTGGCTGGAGAGACTATTGTGAGGGCAAAGACCTGAGTTCCTACGTCAAGGGTTGTTAA
- the LOC128854412 gene encoding protein ELYS-like isoform X2, which produces MGQPQLPRAARDRASPLSREGGILSLDLVRLTFGDQKRLASEQVMYEDLECCKERCSLAITGGILPLRGQTSNTEFPSCQTIEGFCDYIDSKDSTNEGTRPDKVGTVPDKAPCLTNIPGPSGAAEVGCGRWLPKKHSVPAGARSMRAASAMPARSHLGRQNC; this is translated from the exons atggggcagccacagcttccccgggcagcccgggacagggcctccccactctcacg TGAAGGTGGTATTTTGAGCTTAGATCTGGTGCGGTTGACATTTGGTGATCAAAAACGTTTGGCATCAGAACAAGTCATGTATGAG gatttGGAATGCTGTAAAGAAAGGTGCAGTTTAGCTATCACGGGTGGAATTCTTCCCTTGAGAGGGCAGACCAGCAATACAGAATTCCCGAGTTGTCAGACCATAGAAGGCTTTTGCGACTACATTGACAGCAAGGACAGCACTAATGAAG GCACAAGACCTGACAAAGTTGGTACCGTTCCGGATAAAGCACCGTGTCTTACCAATATCCCTGGTCCGTCGGGGGCAGCGGAGGTCGGTTGCGGTCGATGGCTCCCCAAGAAACACTCGGTGCCAGCTGGAGCGAGATCGATGCGAGCCGCCTCAGCAATGCCCGCGAGGTCCCACCTGGGTCGCCAGAACTGTTAG